Genomic segment of Dehalococcoidia bacterium:
GTCCCTTCATTCACGATATCAATTGTGGGAGGTTCTGTAGTTCGCGTATCTCCTCTAATGACTACTACAACTCCTGCTATTGATATCAAAGTACCAATTAATATGACTCCATTGGCATTTTCGTTCAGAAAAAAAATACCTTCGGCAGTGGAAACAACAGGGGCAGCCGCTAGTATTGGAGCCGCTTTTAATACACCTAATTGTTTGATGCTCACAAAATTAAAAAATCTTCCAACGGGGAAATTAATAAACCCGATTAACGCGAAGCCAAAAAGCGCGATCCATTTCATATCAAGCATCTGTGATGGATAGATCGCAACGGCAAGTAATGTGACAACTAGCCAGCCACTCACAAGAGAAAGGAAATTGCCGGTATTCGGCGGCATATGCTGAAGCCCTATTCTCACAACTACCATACCTGTACCGAAGCATACTGGAACTAAAAGGGCTATCAGAGCGCCAAATAATCCCTCAGTCATACCTAATTAATCAGCCCTGGTAGCCAGGTAGCAATAGGAGGAAATGCTATAACCAATCCAATGGCAATCATATCAAGTATGACGAATGGTATGCTTGCCCGATAGAGATCTGTCATTGAGGCCTGTGGTACTACGCCCTTCAACGCGAATAGCATCATCCCAAATGGTGGGGTTATTGCACCAACCGAGATATTCATTAAGAAGAGAACCCAGAACCAAACTGGGTCTATTCCAAGTCCCTCAACTATTGGAACAAGAACAGGAATTGCGACCAGCATAATCGACAGTTGGTCAATGAAAAAGCCAAGTAGCAATACAGCTAGATGGACAATAATAACTAGCACGACAGTTGGAACTGCAAGACCGACAATGAAATCGAGGAAGTCCCTAGTAGCTCCTGTCAACGCAAGCAGCTGTCCCAAAGCAACAGCTCCGGTAATGATCAAGAAAATCATCCCACCTATATAAACTGTGCCATAAAGTGCATCTTTTACCACTTGGTAATCAAACCGAACACCTTCAAGGCTTTTGGATTTGATGCTTGCACGTATTAACCGGTACAAAGCCACTACTATAAACGCGCCGATAGCACCAGTTGCTGCAGCTTCGCTCGGTGTAGTTACCCCAAAAATGATGAAGCCCATTACCATTATCACGATAATTCCGAGAGGGCTTAGAAGTGCGAGCCCTCCCAATCTGGAACCCCATCCTACGCCTTCGCCTACATAAGGAGGGGCAAGGCTTGGATTAATTTTTACTCGTACATATATGTAAATACCGTACACGGTAGCCATCATCAAACCTGGGAGGATACCGGCTATCAATAAACGTGCAATCGATA
This window contains:
- a CDS encoding TRAP transporter large permease subunit, whose product is MEILGLDLPWWLTLITFFGLLLALMSTGMPVAIAFALLNIAGLIMVKGSMGLLLLPGSVYRSVATFNLLAIPMFFLLGEVLFQSRVIGLTIDVMDRWIGKVRARLLFISLGAGTALATLSGAGMADTALLGTTLHPEMEKRGYERRISLGTLMSSGLLAAIIPPSALAVLVGSFAEVSIARLLIAGILPGLMMATVYGIYIYVRVKINPSLAPPYVGEGVGWGSRLGGLALLSPLGIIVIMVMGFIIFGVTTPSEAAATGAIGAFIVVALYRLIRASIKSKSLEGVRFDYQVVKDALYGTVYIGGMIFLIITGAVALGQLLALTGATRDFLDFIVGLAVPTVVLVIIVHLAVLLLGFFIDQLSIMLVAIPVLVPIVEGLGIDPVWFWVLFLMNISVGAITPPFGMMLFALKGVVPQASMTDLYRASIPFVILDMIAIGLVIAFPPIATWLPGLIN
- a CDS encoding DMT family transporter encodes the protein MTEGLFGALIALLVPVCFGTGMVVVRIGLQHMPPNTGNFLSLVSGWLVVTLLAVAIYPSQMLDMKWIALFGFALIGFINFPVGRFFNFVSIKQLGVLKAAPILAAAPVVSTAEGIFFLNENANGVILIGTLISIAGVVVVIRGDTRTTEPPTIDIVNEGTSSNFIKRHPILIGYLAALGACLAYGTIPPLGRVAVAELAEPIVTASYTLLFGSIFMGLLASKNIPRDLKSAPLFSSGLVALSGILMGVGVSILYFALSKAPVVVVSPVFGLNVFVSMIIVRLFLQKLEKVNAQLVLGSLLVVGGVAAVIVGSQI